A single region of the Acidobacteriota bacterium genome encodes:
- a CDS encoding sugar phosphate isomerase/epimerase → MHLSMHNWMRAEPLEKTLARLREFGYESLEISGEPELYDTAEVRELLRRYGIRCWGSVTLMMDGRSLIAKDEAERASSIQYVKDCITMVKELDGHEISIVPGTVGKVDPDSTPENEWNWAVESMREIYDHGQTAGVLLAIEPINRFETYFINRGAQALALAEATGPECGVCLDAFHMNMEDRDLLGSIRQAAGRLVDFHVADSNRMAAGMGALDWAAIVRTLREVGYDGALTVEFVASIDRTPANRHPNAVETEPTDITPEQKKFIEDHGSNLLSDEFYTMLTRRSAEELLPLIR, encoded by the coding sequence ATGCACCTGTCGATGCACAACTGGATGCGCGCGGAACCGCTCGAGAAGACGCTCGCGCGGCTCAGGGAGTTCGGCTACGAGTCGCTTGAGATCAGCGGCGAGCCGGAACTCTACGACACGGCCGAAGTGCGCGAGCTGCTCCGGCGCTACGGCATTCGCTGCTGGGGCTCCGTCACCCTGATGATGGACGGCCGCAGCCTGATCGCGAAGGACGAGGCCGAGCGTGCGAGTTCCATCCAGTACGTCAAGGACTGCATCACGATGGTCAAGGAACTCGACGGCCACGAGATCTCGATCGTGCCGGGCACCGTCGGCAAGGTCGACCCCGACTCGACGCCGGAGAACGAGTGGAACTGGGCGGTCGAGAGCATGCGGGAGATCTACGATCACGGTCAGACCGCGGGCGTTCTGCTCGCGATCGAACCGATCAACCGCTTCGAGACCTACTTCATCAACCGCGGGGCCCAGGCCCTGGCGCTCGCCGAAGCGACCGGGCCGGAGTGCGGCGTCTGCCTCGACGCCTTCCACATGAACATGGAGGACCGCGACCTGCTCGGCTCGATACGCCAGGCCGCGGGTCGCCTCGTCGACTTCCACGTCGCCGACAGCAACCGGATGGCGGCCGGCATGGGCGCCCTCGACTGGGCCGCGATCGTGCGGACGCTACGGGAAGTCGGTTACGACGGCGCGCTGACCGTCGAGTTCGTGGCCTCGATCGACCGTACTCCCGCCAACCGGCACCCCAACGCGGTGGAAACCGAGCCGACCGACATCACGCCGGAGCAGAAGAAGTTCATCGAGGACCACGGCAGCAATCTGCTGAGCGACGAGTTCTACACGATGCTCACGCGGCGCTCGGCAGAGGAGTTGCTGCCGCTAATCCGCTGA
- a CDS encoding helix-turn-helix transcriptional regulator: protein MILRSLVREARERAGLTQAALAERAGVAQSTVSRVESGARTPSTDLVERLVRATGYEIRVGLGEPDPETAALLERNLRLSPQERFANAVRAARFVLRGRRSLEKRTRPGRTDG, encoded by the coding sequence ATGATCCTCCGAAGTCTGGTGCGCGAGGCCCGAGAGCGCGCAGGGCTGACTCAGGCAGCCTTGGCAGAGCGCGCCGGGGTTGCGCAGTCCACGGTTTCCCGAGTCGAATCGGGCGCCAGGACGCCTTCAACGGACCTTGTCGAGCGGCTCGTGCGGGCAACGGGGTACGAGATTCGCGTCGGTCTGGGGGAGCCGGATCCCGAGACCGCCGCGCTGCTCGAGCGGAATCTCCGGCTTTCGCCGCAAGAGCGCTTTGCCAATGCTGTGAGAGCTGCGCGATTCGTACTGCGCGGTCGTCGCTCCCTGGAAAAACGTACACGTCCCGGCAGAACGGACGGCTGA